In the Commensalibacter nepenthis genome, CTGAGGGGCAAATGGGTAATTCAGAAGTCGGTCATATGGGTATTGGTGCGGGTCGTATCATTATGCAAGATCTACCAAAAATTGGCAAAGCCATTAAAGAAGGTTCCATTCTTCAAAAACCACTCATGATCGATTTTATCGAAACCTTAAAGAAAAATGGCGGCACATGCCATTTGCTAGGACTATTCTCTCCTGGTGGGGTTCATGCGCATCAAGATCATGCTGTTGGTTTGGCGAAATCTTTACACGCAGCAGGCATCAAAGTTGCATTACATATCTTTACCGATGGTCGAGATACACCCCCTGAATCAGCCAAAGAATTTGTTACAGAGGCTTTGAAAGAACTTCCTCAAGCAGTAAAAATTGCAACCGTTTCTGGACGCTATTACGCAATGGATCGTGACAAACGTTGGGATCGTGTAAAAAAAGCCTATGATGCGTTGATTTCAGCTGAGGGTCCACACAAAACAGATGCATTATCCACCATAACAGATTCTTATAACGAAAAAATCACTGATGAATTTATTGTACCGACTGTTATTGGTGATTACCAAGGAATGCAAGATGGTGACGGTATTTTATCCTTTAATTTCCGCGCAGATCGTATTCGTCAATTAATGGATGCATTCCTGTTTCCTGATTTTGACGGATTTATCCGCTCAAAAATAGTTAAATTCTCCAAAGTTTTGGGAATGACCCAATATAGTGACGTGCTTGCAAACTATATGGGGGTTTTATTTCCACCAGAATCCATAAATAATGTCTTGGGTGAAGTGGTTTCCAAAGCTGGATTAAAACAACTTCGTTCTGCTGAAACAGAAAAATATCCTCATGTTACCTATTTCTTAAATGGTGGTCGTGAAGAACCGTTCCCTGGCGAAGATCGTATTTTGGTCAATTCTCCCAAAGTCGCCACATATGACTTACAACCTGAAATGTCAGCTCCAGAGCTGACCTCTAAAATTGTTGATGCTATTAATAGTCAAAAGTATGACTTGATCGTTGTCAATTTTGCAAACCCAGACATGGTCGGTCACACAGGAATGCTTGATGCCGCCATCAAAGCTGTAGAAGCCATCGATAAAGCATTAGGTGAAGTCGTCAAAGCCATCAAACAACAAAACGGTGCTTTGATTATTACAGCAGATCATGGTAACTGTGAAATTATGGTTGATCCAGTCACCGGCGAACCGCATACACAACACACACTTGACAAAGTTCCAGTGATCCTTGCAGGCGTTCCTGGGGTGGAATTACGTGATGGAAGATTAGCTGACTTGGCACCTACTGTATTACACTTGTTGAATTTGCCTCAACCCGAAGAAATGACAGGCAAAATATTAATTAAAGACTAAAACGAGGATTTTCTGAAAAAGTCGACGCAACATCCCCTTTTCTATTCCAAACGATTTTCTAAAATCGTTTTAAGGGGGATCTGCGTCTTTTTCTTTTCCTCGATTATATTTACTTTTAATAATTCTACTGCTCAAGCAGAAAAACCCACATCAGCCAAAGAAGCCTTACAACAAGCAAAAGAGGCTCAAAAACGATTACAGCAACAAAAGCAACAAGCCACAACAGTATTAAGAGATTTAAAACAACAAAAAGAAAGCGCTATTAAAAAGGCTGCTGAAGATCGAAAAAAAGCAGAAAGCCTTAATAATGAAATGCTCAAAGCAACCCGCGCGTTACAAGAAACAGAAACAAAATCAGAAAAGCTGGCAGAACAAATTGAACAATTAAAGAAACAAGTAGAGGTTTTAAATCAAAAACTTCAAGAAGAGTCTAAACATTTTTCTAAATTCTTGCCTGTTATTGAACGACTTTCTTTGTATCCAACTGATACATTGCTTGCGGCACCGATTAACTCTTCTCGTTCAACGCTTGGTTTGTCCATTATTAAAGGGATCTCAGCTCAGCTAGAACAAAAGGCAAAAATTATTCAACAACACAAAAAAGAGCTGAATGATTTACAAA is a window encoding:
- the gpmI gene encoding 2,3-bisphosphoglycerate-independent phosphoglycerate mutase — translated: MTQNKYRPVMLTILDGFGYNPEHKNNAIANANTPNLNYLLKECPHALLEASGEDVGLPEGQMGNSEVGHMGIGAGRIIMQDLPKIGKAIKEGSILQKPLMIDFIETLKKNGGTCHLLGLFSPGGVHAHQDHAVGLAKSLHAAGIKVALHIFTDGRDTPPESAKEFVTEALKELPQAVKIATVSGRYYAMDRDKRWDRVKKAYDALISAEGPHKTDALSTITDSYNEKITDEFIVPTVIGDYQGMQDGDGILSFNFRADRIRQLMDAFLFPDFDGFIRSKIVKFSKVLGMTQYSDVLANYMGVLFPPESINNVLGEVVSKAGLKQLRSAETEKYPHVTYFLNGGREEPFPGEDRILVNSPKVATYDLQPEMSAPELTSKIVDAINSQKYDLIVVNFANPDMVGHTGMLDAAIKAVEAIDKALGEVVKAIKQQNGALIITADHGNCEIMVDPVTGEPHTQHTLDKVPVILAGVPGVELRDGRLADLAPTVLHLLNLPQPEEMTGKILIKD